The following proteins are co-located in the Phreatobacter oligotrophus genome:
- the fabI gene encoding enoyl-ACP reductase FabI yields MSGLMKGRRGLIMGVANDHSIAWGIARTLAAHGAELAFTYQGDALGKRVKPLAESIGSTMVLPCDVEDVATVDATFARIGETWGGLDFVVHAIGFSDKSELKGRYADTTRENFSRTMVISCFSFTEVAKRAVPLMQPGGTLLTLTYGGSTRVMPNYNVMGVAKAGLEASVRYLAADFGPLGIRVNALSPGPVRTLAGAGISDARLMFNFQKRHAPLRRTVSLDDIGGSALYLLSDLSGGVTGEVHHVDSGYNIISMPRPEALKTLDAAEQAVEDAAGRRAGEAAE; encoded by the coding sequence GTGAGCGGATTGATGAAGGGCCGTCGTGGCCTGATCATGGGAGTGGCGAACGACCATTCCATCGCCTGGGGCATCGCCCGCACGCTGGCCGCCCATGGCGCCGAGCTCGCCTTCACCTACCAGGGCGACGCGCTGGGCAAGCGCGTGAAGCCACTGGCCGAGAGCATCGGCTCGACGATGGTGCTGCCCTGCGATGTCGAGGACGTGGCGACGGTGGATGCCACCTTCGCCCGGATCGGCGAGACCTGGGGTGGGCTGGACTTCGTCGTCCACGCCATCGGCTTCTCCGACAAGAGCGAGCTCAAGGGCCGCTATGCCGACACCACCCGCGAGAACTTCTCGCGGACCATGGTCATCTCCTGCTTCTCGTTCACGGAAGTCGCCAAGCGCGCCGTGCCGCTGATGCAGCCGGGCGGCACGCTGCTGACGCTGACCTATGGTGGCTCGACCCGCGTCATGCCGAACTACAACGTCATGGGCGTCGCCAAGGCCGGCCTCGAGGCGTCGGTCCGCTATCTCGCCGCCGATTTCGGCCCGCTCGGCATCCGCGTCAACGCGCTGTCGCCCGGCCCGGTGCGGACGCTGGCCGGCGCCGGCATCTCGGACGCGCGGCTGATGTTCAACTTCCAGAAGCGCCACGCGCCGCTGCGGCGGACCGTCTCGCTGGACGATATCGGCGGCTCGGCGCTCTACCTGCTGTCGGATCTGTCGGGCGGCGTCACCGGCGAAGTGCACCATGTCGATTCCGGCTACAACATCATCTCCATGCCCCGCCCCGAGGCGCTGAAGACGCTGGATGCGGCGGAGCAGGCGGTGGAAGACGCGGCCGGTCGCCGTGCCGGCGAGGCCGCCGAGTAA
- the fabB gene encoding beta-ketoacyl-ACP synthase I: MRRVVVTGMGIVSSIGNNTNEVLASLREAKSGIALDPSFVEHGFRSQVSGTPTLDPTTMLDRRAMRFHGGGTGWNHIAMDQAILDAGLEVGEISNERTGIIMGSGGPSTRALIDAYEKAKESGNSKRVGPFAVPKAMSSTASATLATWFKIKGVNYSISSACATSNHCIGNAAEMIQWGKQDIVFAGGCEELDWTLSVLFDAMGAMSTKYNDRPSTASRAYDANRDGFVIAGGAGVVVLEEYEHAKARGAKIYAEIAGYGATSDGYDMVAPSGEGAVRCMRMALEGVGPKVDYINPHGTSTPVGDVREIEAIREVFGGADKSPPISATKSLTGHSLGATGVQEAIYSLLMMNNGFICESAHIEELDPEVADMPIVRQRIDNANLGVVVSNSFGFGGTNATIVLKNVDA; this comes from the coding sequence ATGCGCCGCGTCGTCGTCACCGGAATGGGCATCGTCTCCTCCATCGGCAACAACACCAACGAGGTGCTCGCCTCGCTGCGGGAAGCCAAGAGCGGCATCGCCCTCGACCCGTCCTTCGTGGAGCACGGCTTCCGCTCGCAGGTGTCGGGGACGCCCACCCTCGATCCGACCACCATGCTCGACCGCCGCGCCATGCGCTTCCACGGCGGCGGTACGGGCTGGAATCACATCGCCATGGACCAGGCGATCCTCGATGCGGGCCTCGAGGTCGGCGAGATCTCCAACGAGCGCACCGGCATCATCATGGGCTCGGGCGGTCCGTCCACCCGTGCGCTGATCGACGCCTATGAGAAGGCCAAGGAGAGCGGCAATTCCAAGCGCGTCGGCCCCTTTGCCGTGCCGAAGGCCATGTCATCGACCGCCTCGGCGACGCTCGCCACCTGGTTCAAGATCAAGGGCGTGAACTATTCGATCTCCTCGGCCTGCGCGACGTCGAATCACTGCATCGGCAATGCCGCCGAGATGATCCAGTGGGGCAAGCAGGACATCGTCTTCGCCGGCGGCTGCGAGGAACTGGACTGGACGCTCTCGGTGCTCTTCGATGCCATGGGCGCCATGTCGACCAAGTACAACGACCGGCCCTCGACCGCCTCCCGCGCCTATGACGCGAACCGCGACGGCTTCGTCATCGCTGGCGGCGCCGGCGTGGTGGTGCTGGAGGAGTACGAGCACGCCAAGGCGCGCGGCGCGAAGATCTATGCCGAGATCGCCGGCTATGGCGCGACCTCCGACGGCTACGACATGGTCGCCCCCTCGGGCGAGGGCGCGGTGCGCTGCATGCGCATGGCGCTGGAGGGCGTCGGTCCGAAGGTCGACTACATCAATCCGCACGGCACCTCGACCCCGGTGGGCGACGTCAGGGAGATCGAGGCGATCCGCGAGGTCTTCGGCGGCGCCGACAAGAGCCCGCCGATCTCCGCCACCAAGTCGCTGACCGGCCACTCGCTCGGCGCGACCGGCGTTCAGGAGGCGATCTATTCGCTGCTGATGATGAACAACGGCTTCATCTGCGAGAGCGCCCATATCGAGGAACTCGACCCGGAGGTCGCCGACATGCCGATCGTCCGCCAGCGAATCGACAATGCCAATCTCGGCGTGGTCGTGTCGAATTCCTTCGGTTTTGGCGGCACCAACGCCACGATCGTGCTGAAGAACGTCGACGCTTGA
- the fabA gene encoding 3-hydroxyacyl-[acyl-carrier-protein] dehydratase FabA — MSERKSSFTYEELLACGRGELFGPGNAQLPLPPMLMFDRITSIGEDGGANNKGHVVAEFDIKPDLWFFPCHFQGDPVMPGCLGLDALWQLTGFHLGWLGLPGRGRALGVGEVKFSEQVLPTTKKVVYGVDFKRVFKSKLVLGIADGWLEADGKRIYEVKDMRVGLFTTA; from the coding sequence ATGAGCGAGCGCAAGTCGAGTTTCACCTATGAAGAGCTTCTGGCCTGCGGGCGTGGCGAGCTCTTCGGGCCGGGAAATGCGCAGCTCCCCCTCCCGCCCATGTTGATGTTCGACCGCATCACCTCGATCGGCGAGGACGGCGGCGCCAACAACAAGGGCCATGTCGTCGCCGAATTCGACATCAAGCCCGACCTCTGGTTCTTCCCCTGCCATTTCCAGGGCGATCCGGTCATGCCGGGCTGCCTTGGCCTCGATGCCCTCTGGCAGCTCACCGGCTTCCACCTCGGCTGGCTCGGCCTTCCCGGCCGTGGCCGGGCGCTGGGCGTCGGCGAGGTGAAATTTTCCGAGCAGGTGCTGCCGACCACCAAGAAGGTCGTCTACGGCGTCGATTTCAAGCGCGTGTTCAAGTCCAAGCTGGTGCTCGGCATCGCCGATGGCTGGCTGGAAGCGGACGGAAAGCGCATCTACGAGGTCAAGGACATGCGGGTCGGTCTTTTCACCACCGCCTGA
- the irrA gene encoding iron response transcriptional regulator IrrA, whose product MTIRTLIDVTYQDAAQADGAKLSAQERVTLLQKTGCPIHDVRTMLREVGLRPTRQRMALGWILFAKGDRHVTAEMLYDEATKARVPVSLATVYNTLHQFTEAGLLREIAVDGSKAYFDTNLSDHHHFIVEGETTVFDIPGPHIGVDKLPEAPEGYEVARVDVVVRLRRKEGQA is encoded by the coding sequence ATGACGATCCGCACGCTCATTGACGTGACCTATCAGGATGCGGCGCAGGCCGATGGCGCCAAGCTTTCGGCGCAGGAGCGCGTGACGCTGCTGCAGAAGACCGGCTGCCCGATCCACGACGTTCGCACCATGCTGCGCGAGGTGGGCCTGCGCCCGACGCGCCAGCGCATGGCGCTCGGCTGGATCCTCTTCGCCAAGGGCGATCGTCACGTCACCGCCGAGATGCTCTACGACGAGGCCACAAAGGCCCGCGTGCCCGTCTCGCTCGCCACCGTCTACAACACGCTGCACCAGTTCACCGAGGCTGGCCTGCTGCGCGAGATCGCGGTGGATGGCTCCAAGGCCTATTTCGACACCAACCTGTCGGACCACCACCATTTCATCGTCGAGGGTGAGACCACCGTCTTCGATATTCCCGGTCCGCATATCGGCGTGGACAAGCTGCCCGAGGCCCCCGAGGGCTACGAGGTCGCCCGCGTCGACGTTGTTGTCCGCCTGCGCCGCAAGGAAGGCCAGGCCTGA